From a single Okeanomitos corallinicola TIOX110 genomic region:
- the argH gene encoding argininosuccinate lyase, which yields MTEKVTWSQRFESALHPAIARFNASISFDIELIEYDITGSQAHAKMLAHTGIISPEEGEKLVTGLEQIRQEYQQGQFQPGIDAEDVHFAVEKRLTEIVGDVGKKLHTARSRNDQVGTDTRLYLREQITQIRQYLREFQTVLLEIAEQNVETLIPGYTHLQRAQPVSLAHHLLAYFQMAQRDWERLGDVYKRVNISPLGCGALAGTTFPIDRHYTAKLLDFDSIYANSLDGVSDRDFAIEFLSAASIIMVHLSRLSEEVILWSSEEFRFVTLKDSCATGSSIMPQKKNPDVPELVRGKTGRVFGHLQAMLVIMKGLPLAYNKDLQEDKEGIFDSVNTVKACLEAMTILMKEGLEFRHQRLAAAVTEDFSNATDVADYLAARGVPFREAYNLVGKVVKTSIAAGKLLKDLTIEEWQQIHPAFEADIYAAISPRQVVAARNSYGGTGFDQIQQAILSAHTQLS from the coding sequence ATGACCGAAAAAGTAACTTGGAGTCAGCGATTTGAATCTGCTCTACATCCGGCGATCGCTCGTTTTAATGCCAGTATTAGTTTTGATATTGAACTGATAGAATATGACATTACTGGTTCTCAAGCTCATGCCAAAATGCTGGCTCACACAGGCATTATTTCCCCAGAAGAAGGAGAGAAATTAGTTACAGGTTTAGAACAAATTCGTCAAGAATATCAACAAGGTCAATTTCAACCCGGCATTGATGCCGAAGATGTACATTTTGCCGTAGAAAAAAGACTCACAGAAATTGTGGGTGACGTTGGTAAAAAACTACATACCGCCCGTTCTCGTAATGACCAAGTAGGAACAGATACCAGACTTTACCTCAGAGAGCAAATTACACAAATTCGTCAATATTTACGGGAATTTCAAACCGTATTATTAGAAATAGCCGAACAAAACGTAGAAACCCTGATTCCCGGTTACACTCACCTACAACGCGCCCAACCTGTGAGTTTAGCTCATCACCTATTGGCATACTTTCAGATGGCACAGCGGGACTGGGAGAGGCTAGGAGATGTCTATAAACGGGTGAATATTTCGCCTCTAGGTTGTGGTGCTTTAGCGGGAACAACTTTTCCCATTGACAGACATTACACAGCCAAACTCTTAGATTTTGATAGCATTTATGCTAACAGTTTGGATGGAGTCAGCGATCGCGACTTCGCCATAGAATTTCTCTCTGCTGCCAGCATCATCATGGTTCACCTCAGCAGACTATCAGAAGAAGTGATTCTTTGGTCATCAGAAGAATTTCGCTTTGTCACCCTCAAAGATAGCTGTGCCACAGGTTCTAGCATCATGCCCCAAAAGAAAAACCCCGATGTACCAGAGTTAGTACGCGGAAAAACAGGGCGTGTATTCGGTCATCTCCAGGCCATGTTAGTCATTATGAAAGGTTTACCCCTGGCATATAACAAAGACTTACAAGAAGATAAAGAAGGCATTTTTGACAGTGTCAACACCGTGAAAGCCTGTCTGGAAGCAATGACAATTTTAATGAAAGAAGGTTTAGAATTTCGTCACCAACGCCTAGCAGCAGCGGTAACAGAAGATTTTTCTAACGCTACCGATGTGGCAGACTACCTAGCAGCCAGAGGAGTACCCTTTAGAGAAGCTTATAACCTAGTGGGAAAAGTTGTAAAAACCAGTATAGCCGCTGGTAAGTTGCTCAAAGATTTAACCATAGAAGAATGGCAACAAATACACCCAGCTTTTGAGGCAGATATTTATGCAGCGATATCTCCCCGTCAAGTAGTAGCTGCCCGCAACAGCTATGGCGGTACAGGCTTTGACCAAATTCAACAGGCTATTTTATCCGCTCATACCCAACTTAGTTGA
- the larB gene encoding nickel pincer cofactor biosynthesis protein LarB has protein sequence MTQPENLRSLLESVANGIVSPEMALNSLKDLAYESVGEFAKIDHHRHLRTGFPEVIWGLGKTPDQIAQIIEVMRQRTSVVMATRISLDVYATLQKKVRGLQYFELARICAITPPEIEPRFPGTIGILSAGTADLPVAEEAAVTAELSGFRVNRLWDVGVAGIHRLLDNRHLLNSASVLIVVAGMEGALPSVVAGLADCPVIAVPTSIGYGASFSGLAPLLTMLNSCAAGVGVVNIDNGFGAAVLAGQILRTSAKLSLASDND, from the coding sequence GTGACTCAACCTGAAAATTTGCGATCGCTCTTAGAATCTGTAGCTAATGGTATAGTCAGCCCAGAAATGGCTTTAAACTCCCTCAAAGACTTAGCCTATGAATCTGTCGGAGAATTTGCCAAAATTGACCACCATCGTCATTTAAGAACCGGTTTCCCAGAAGTAATTTGGGGACTTGGTAAAACACCAGATCAAATTGCTCAAATTATAGAAGTCATGCGTCAGCGTACTTCTGTAGTTATGGCCACTCGCATCTCCCTTGATGTTTATGCAACACTACAAAAAAAAGTCAGAGGTTTGCAATACTTTGAATTAGCCAGAATTTGCGCCATTACTCCCCCAGAAATTGAACCGAGATTCCCCGGCACAATTGGGATATTATCTGCTGGTACGGCTGATTTACCCGTCGCTGAAGAAGCCGCAGTCACCGCTGAACTTTCTGGTTTTCGTGTTAACCGTCTCTGGGATGTGGGGGTGGCTGGTATTCATCGCTTATTAGATAATCGTCACCTGCTTAATTCGGCATCGGTGTTAATAGTAGTTGCAGGGATGGAAGGTGCTTTACCCAGTGTGGTAGCAGGTTTAGCTGATTGTCCAGTCATTGCTGTTCCCACTAGCATCGGTTATGGGGCAAGTTTTTCTGGGTTAGCACCTCTGTTAACAATGCTGAATTCCTGTGCAGCGGGTGTTGGAGTAGTTAATATTGATAATGGTTTTGGTGCAGCAGTGTTAGCCGGACAAATTTTAAGAACTTCAGCAAAATTATCCTTGGCATCTGATAATGATTAA
- a CDS encoding SDR family oxidoreductase, translated as MKNTQENRQKTVLITGSAHGIGYQLAYIFGSHYYNLVLVDKDAEKLALMAEEFSHKFDIIVMPLVKDLSIPTSPDEIFKELQKAGIKIDILVNNAGFGTYGVFSETDLTTELQILQVNIISLTYLTKLFLEDMINQGYGKILNVASVAAFQPGPLMAVYFASKAYVLSFSEAIANELKGTGVTVTTLCPGPTASEFQKAAAMEESKIAHVNRMMKTETVAKIAYDSLMANKTVAIPGLRNKILAESVKFAPRNIVTKIVRNMHELRR; from the coding sequence ATGAAAAATACTCAAGAAAATCGCCAAAAAACTGTGCTAATTACTGGTTCAGCCCACGGAATTGGCTATCAATTAGCTTATATTTTTGGCAGTCACTATTACAATTTAGTCCTAGTAGATAAAGATGCTGAAAAATTAGCATTAATGGCAGAGGAATTTAGCCATAAATTTGATATTATCGTCATGCCTTTGGTGAAAGATTTATCTATTCCCACATCTCCAGATGAAATATTTAAAGAATTGCAAAAAGCAGGAATTAAGATTGATATCTTAGTTAATAATGCTGGGTTTGGTACTTATGGAGTATTTAGTGAAACCGACCTGACAACAGAATTGCAAATATTGCAGGTTAATATCATTAGTCTCACGTACTTAACTAAATTATTCCTAGAAGATATGATTAACCAAGGCTATGGAAAAATATTAAATGTAGCTTCAGTAGCAGCTTTTCAACCTGGTCCATTAATGGCTGTTTATTTTGCTAGTAAAGCCTATGTTTTGTCTTTTTCCGAAGCGATCGCCAATGAATTAAAAGGAACAGGAGTGACTGTAACAACCTTGTGTCCAGGTCCGACAGCATCGGAATTTCAAAAAGCCGCAGCCATGGAAGAATCAAAAATTGCCCATGTGAACCGGATGATGAAAACTGAAACAGTAGCTAAAATTGCTTATGATAGTTTAATGGCAAATAAAACTGTAGCAATTCCTGGTTTAAGAAATAAAATATTAGCTGAATCTGTTAAATTTGCTCCCAGAAATATAGTCACCAAAATTGTTAGAAATATGCACGAACTGAGAAGATAA
- a CDS encoding FAD-dependent oxidoreductase — protein sequence MNIVIIGCGVVGAAIAYQLSQVKGLNITVFDQNQPAQGSTAAALGVLMGVISHKTKGKAWQMREDSIKCYGTLIPELEGITGRKIPCNRQGIVMLLSEDVEHPLESGVEVIAEWEQLREVRKTQGWQLAVWDREKLQKFCPQINHPQIIGAAYSPQDLQLNPTALTLALVDAAQRNGVKFKFGVNVRNHQTPSSQLVETAPTVTEQLKSIETTEGNVSADWFIISAGLGSTLLTTQLHQKLNIRPVLGQALYLSLGRILGNPDFQPVITGNDINLVPMGSGDYWVGATVEFPQDTDEIYAKKELLESLRQQAIAFCPDLTEAKILRTWSGLRPRPEGRPAPVIEKLPAFSNVIVATGHYRNGVLLAPSTALAVQNMLFNSGS from the coding sequence ATGAATATAGTAATTATTGGTTGTGGTGTAGTTGGGGCAGCGATCGCCTATCAACTCAGCCAAGTTAAAGGTTTAAATATTACTGTTTTTGATCAGAACCAACCCGCCCAAGGTTCAACTGCTGCGGCTCTTGGTGTTCTTATGGGCGTTATTAGCCATAAAACTAAGGGTAAAGCTTGGCAAATGCGTGAGGACAGTATTAAATGTTATGGAACTTTGATTCCTGAGTTGGAAGGGATCACAGGACGGAAAATTCCTTGCAACCGTCAGGGAATTGTGATGTTGCTATCGGAGGACGTGGAACATCCTTTAGAAAGTGGTGTAGAAGTGATAGCAGAATGGGAACAATTACGGGAAGTTCGTAAAACTCAAGGTTGGCAATTAGCAGTTTGGGATCGGGAAAAATTACAAAAGTTTTGTCCACAAATTAATCACCCACAAATTATTGGCGCTGCTTATTCTCCTCAAGATTTACAACTTAATCCGACAGCTTTAACTTTAGCTTTGGTAGATGCTGCTCAACGTAATGGGGTTAAGTTTAAGTTTGGTGTCAATGTCCGTAATCATCAAACTCCATCTTCTCAATTAGTCGAGACTGCACCAACGGTAACTGAGCAACTTAAATCTATAGAAACTACAGAGGGTAATGTCAGTGCCGATTGGTTTATTATTTCTGCTGGTTTGGGTTCAACTTTATTAACTACACAATTACATCAAAAATTGAATATTCGTCCGGTGTTAGGACAGGCTTTATATTTAAGTTTAGGGCGGATTTTAGGTAATCCTGATTTTCAACCGGTGATTACTGGTAATGATATTAATTTAGTACCGATGGGTAGCGGTGACTATTGGGTAGGTGCGACGGTGGAATTTCCCCAAGATACCGATGAGATATATGCAAAGAAAGAATTACTAGAATCTTTAAGACAACAGGCGATCGCATTTTGTCCGGATTTAACTGAGGCAAAAATTCTCCGTACTTGGTCTGGTTTGCGTCCCCGTCCTGAAGGTAGACCCGCACCTGTGATTGAAAAATTACCTGCTTTTAGTAATGTTATTGTTGCTACTGGTCACTATCGCAATGGTGTTTTACTTGCTCCTTCTACCGCTTTAGCTGTGCAAAATATGCTATTTAATTCTGGTTCTTAA
- the psbQ gene encoding photosystem II protein PsbQ, giving the protein MVRQRSIFSLILVLVTTFLISCGGPSVATAPPTYTETQLVKIQEYIPDIQVVRDRFPELKTLIQSGEWIKVGNFIHGPMTEARLNMTYVIPNLVPQDQPQARQITKDLLSHLVKVDQAASAGNTNQALSAYKDAFVDVDKFLQLIPEAGDS; this is encoded by the coding sequence ATGGTGCGTCAACGCTCTATTTTTTCACTGATTCTTGTACTTGTTACCACGTTTCTGATTAGCTGTGGTGGTCCGAGTGTTGCTACTGCACCTCCAACTTATACAGAAACTCAACTGGTGAAAATTCAGGAATACATTCCTGATATTCAGGTGGTGCGCGATCGCTTTCCAGAACTGAAAACTCTGATTCAAAGCGGTGAATGGATTAAGGTTGGTAATTTTATCCACGGGCCAATGACTGAAGCTAGGCTAAATATGACTTATGTTATCCCTAACCTAGTACCCCAAGACCAACCTCAAGCTAGACAGATTACGAAGGATTTGTTGAGTCATTTGGTAAAGGTTGACCAAGCTGCTAGTGCTGGTAATACTAATCAAGCTTTAAGTGCTTACAAAGATGCTTTTGTTGATGTTGACAAGTTTTTACAACTGATTCCAGAAGCAGGCGATAGTTAA
- a CDS encoding vitamin K epoxide reductase family protein produces the protein MIRRRSTPWIHKWSRPLIGAIAGLGILNTGYLTYEKLTGGSPVCTTPENVKGCTDVLSSPWGTVFGQPLALFGLLAYMSMLILALAPLAFKSGEKDSKKNLKQIENLTWWFLLLGAIAMSVFSAYLMYVLAFELKALCWYCIASALFALSMLTLTILGRDWEDVGQILFNGLIVAMVTLIATLGVYSGINKDGTVGSTDGVQQIAAFSPKEQPNPEFGWEITTVSGEAEIALAKHLIQTDAKEYVAYWCPHCHEQKLLFGKEAYQIISDNIAVECAADSPKGKPQVCRDAKIQGFPSWIINGKIYGGVQNLEELANITGYTGLRNFKYFR, from the coding sequence ATGATTCGTCGTCGTTCTACTCCTTGGATTCATAAATGGTCGCGTCCTTTGATTGGAGCGATCGCTGGTCTTGGTATCCTCAATACAGGGTATCTCACTTACGAAAAGCTCACAGGAGGTAGTCCTGTTTGTACTACCCCAGAAAATGTTAAAGGTTGTACTGATGTCCTTTCTAGTCCTTGGGGAACAGTGTTTGGCCAACCCTTAGCTTTGTTTGGGTTGTTGGCATATATGAGTATGTTGATCTTGGCTTTAGCTCCCTTAGCATTCAAGTCAGGGGAAAAAGACAGCAAGAAAAACCTTAAACAAATAGAAAACTTGACCTGGTGGTTTTTACTACTTGGGGCGATCGCCATGTCAGTTTTCAGTGCATATTTAATGTATGTGCTGGCATTTGAACTCAAAGCCTTATGTTGGTACTGTATTGCTTCGGCCTTATTTGCTTTGAGTATGTTAACTTTGACCATTTTAGGCCGAGACTGGGAAGATGTTGGGCAAATCCTATTTAATGGTTTGATTGTCGCTATGGTGACGTTAATTGCTACTTTGGGGGTTTACTCTGGCATTAATAAAGATGGAACTGTGGGATCTACCGATGGAGTCCAGCAGATAGCTGCTTTTTCTCCCAAAGAACAGCCTAACCCTGAATTTGGCTGGGAAATTACCACTGTATCTGGAGAAGCAGAAATCGCTTTAGCAAAACATTTAATCCAAACTGATGCCAAGGAATATGTAGCTTATTGGTGTCCTCATTGCCACGAACAAAAGCTATTGTTTGGTAAAGAAGCTTATCAAATCATCAGTGATAATATTGCTGTAGAATGTGCTGCGGATAGTCCTAAAGGTAAACCACAAGTTTGTCGAGATGCCAAAATTCAGGGTTTTCCTTCTTGGATTATTAATGGCAAAATTTATGGTGGTGTACAAAATTTAGAAGAACTAGCAAATATTACTGGTTATACTGGTCTGCGTAATTTCAAATATTTTAGGTAA
- the btpA gene encoding photosystem I biogenesis protein BtpA, whose product MELHQLFKTHRPIIGVVHLLPLPTSARWGGSLKAVIDRAEQEATALASGGVNGLIVENFFDAPFTKNHVDPAVVSAMTVVVQRIQNLVTLPVGLNVLRNDGKSAMAIASCVKAQFIRVNVLTGVMATDQGLIEGEAHELLRYRRELGADVKILADVLVKHARPLSSPNLTVAVKDTIERGLADGVILSGWATGSPPNLEDLELASNAAGDTPVFVGSGANWENVGTLMQGADGVIVSSSLKRHGQISQPVDPIRVSQFVEAAHRSWSSKGETKSNSSLKLHS is encoded by the coding sequence GTGGAATTACATCAACTTTTCAAAACTCACAGACCGATTATTGGGGTGGTTCATTTGCTACCCCTACCGACCTCAGCCCGTTGGGGAGGTAGTCTCAAAGCTGTAATTGACCGCGCGGAACAAGAAGCTACAGCCCTAGCTAGTGGAGGGGTAAATGGTTTAATTGTGGAAAACTTTTTTGATGCTCCGTTTACAAAAAATCATGTTGATCCGGCTGTTGTCAGTGCCATGACGGTGGTAGTACAACGGATACAAAATTTAGTCACTTTACCTGTGGGTTTAAATGTTTTAAGGAATGATGGTAAAAGTGCAATGGCGATCGCCAGTTGTGTAAAAGCCCAATTTATCCGGGTAAATGTCCTCACAGGAGTGATGGCCACTGATCAAGGATTAATTGAAGGGGAAGCCCATGAATTACTGCGCTATCGTCGGGAATTAGGTGCTGATGTGAAGATATTGGCTGATGTGTTAGTTAAACACGCCCGTCCTTTAAGTTCTCCTAACCTCACAGTTGCAGTTAAAGACACGATAGAGAGGGGTTTAGCTGATGGGGTAATTTTATCAGGTTGGGCAACTGGCAGTCCGCCCAATTTAGAGGATTTAGAATTAGCCTCCAATGCAGCTGGAGATACTCCCGTCTTTGTTGGTAGTGGTGCTAACTGGGAAAATGTGGGTACTTTAATGCAAGGAGCAGATGGTGTAATTGTTTCTAGTTCCTTAAAACGTCATGGTCAAATTTCCCAACCTGTTGACCCAATTCGTGTGAGTCAATTTGTAGAAGCTGCCCATCGCAGTTGGAGTTCTAAAGGTGAAACTAAATCGAATTCTTCATTAAAATTACATTCGTAA
- the rimO gene encoding 30S ribosomal protein S12 methylthiotransferase RimO produces MGDKPTIAISHLGCEKNRIDTEHMLGLLVEAGYGVDSNEELADYVIVNTCSFIEAAREESVKTLVELAEANKKVVITGCMAQHFQEQLLEELPEAVAVVGTGDYHKIVNVIERVEQGERVKEISAEPTYIADETTPRYRTTTEGVAYLRVAEGCDYRCAFCIIPHLRGNQRSRTIESIVAEAEQLAQQGVKEIILISQITTNYGLDIYGKPKLAELLRALGKVEIPWIRMHYAYPTGLTPDVIAAIQDTPNVLPYLDLPLQHSHPEILRAMNRPWQGRVNDSIIERLKVEIPSAVLRTTFIVGFPGETQEHFQHLLDFTQRHEFDHVGVFTFSPEAETPAYSLTNQVSTEVMAERRDQIMALQQPISLEKNQQEIGKIVDVLIEQENPQSGELIGRSGRFSPEVDGQVYVAGQARLGTIVQVKIHSADAYDLYGQIVS; encoded by the coding sequence ATGGGTGACAAGCCAACAATTGCCATTTCACACCTGGGCTGCGAGAAAAACCGAATAGACACAGAACATATGTTAGGACTGTTGGTAGAAGCAGGCTATGGTGTTGATTCCAATGAAGAGTTAGCTGATTATGTAATCGTTAATACCTGTAGTTTTATTGAAGCCGCTAGGGAAGAATCGGTAAAAACCTTAGTAGAACTGGCAGAAGCCAACAAAAAAGTAGTAATTACTGGTTGTATGGCGCAACACTTTCAAGAGCAATTATTGGAAGAGTTGCCAGAAGCAGTAGCAGTAGTAGGGACAGGAGATTATCACAAAATAGTCAATGTGATTGAGCGAGTAGAGCAGGGAGAGCGAGTCAAAGAAATCAGTGCTGAACCGACCTACATAGCTGATGAAACAACACCAAGGTATAGGACTACAACGGAAGGAGTAGCCTACCTAAGAGTTGCAGAAGGATGTGATTATCGTTGTGCATTTTGTATCATTCCTCATCTTCGAGGCAACCAGCGATCGCGTACTATTGAATCAATAGTGGCCGAAGCCGAACAACTGGCTCAACAAGGGGTAAAAGAAATCATTCTCATATCCCAAATCACCACCAACTACGGCTTAGATATTTACGGTAAGCCAAAACTAGCGGAATTACTGCGAGCTTTGGGGAAAGTAGAGATACCGTGGATTAGAATGCACTACGCCTATCCTACCGGGCTGACTCCAGATGTAATAGCGGCAATTCAAGACACGCCAAACGTCCTACCCTATTTAGACTTGCCCTTACAGCATTCTCATCCAGAAATACTGCGTGCCATGAATCGTCCTTGGCAGGGTCGTGTTAATGACAGCATTATTGAGCGGTTGAAAGTGGAAATACCATCAGCTGTGTTGCGAACCACATTTATAGTTGGTTTTCCTGGAGAGACACAAGAGCATTTCCAGCATTTACTAGACTTTACTCAAAGACATGAATTTGATCATGTTGGTGTCTTCACCTTTTCCCCAGAAGCAGAAACACCTGCCTACAGCTTAACTAATCAAGTTTCCACAGAAGTAATGGCGGAGCGTCGTGACCAAATTATGGCACTCCAACAACCAATTTCCCTGGAAAAAAACCAACAGGAAATCGGCAAAATAGTTGATGTCCTGATTGAGCAAGAAAACCCCCAGAGTGGAGAATTAATCGGTCGTTCTGGCAGATTTTCTCCAGAAGTGGATGGTCAAGTATATGTTGCAGGCCAAGCCAGGCTAGGAACTATCGTACAAGTAAAAATTCACAGTGCCGATGCTTACGACCTCTATGGTCAAATTGTCAGCTAA
- a CDS encoding DEAD/DEAH box helicase — MSLTFQELGISQERVEQLEKIGFTAPTNIQAQAIPELLSGRDVVGQSQTGTGKTAAFSLPMLEKLDVGKRAVQAIVLTPTRELAMQVHDAISQFMGDDGLRVLAIYGGQSIDRQISQLKRGVHVVVGTPGRMIDLLDRGSLKLDQVKWFVLDEADEMLSMGFIDDVIKILSQAPNERQTALFSATMPPSIRQLVNKFLNSPVTVTVQQPKATPNKINQVAYLIPRHWTKAKALQPILEMEDPETALIFVRTRRTAAELTNQLQAAGHSVDEYHGDLSQQARERLLIRFRNRQVRWVVATDIAARGLDVDLLSHVINYDLPDSAETYVHRIGRTGRAGKEGTAISLVQPFERRKQQAFERHNRQTWQVLTIPTRAQIEARHIQKLKDQVSEALAGERLASFLPIISELTEKYDAQAIAAAALQIAYDQTRPAWLQNGVDVPAEEPTPKPKKRRDGGDRNRSWSKSDRNGGDNRPTPKPKLRNDRREPSITPGNQKLGSHRE; from the coding sequence ATGAGTCTTACTTTCCAAGAACTAGGTATTTCCCAAGAGCGTGTTGAGCAATTAGAAAAAATTGGCTTTACCGCACCTACAAATATTCAAGCTCAAGCCATTCCTGAACTGTTATCAGGTCGTGATGTAGTTGGTCAATCCCAAACAGGTACAGGTAAAACCGCTGCTTTCTCGCTACCAATGTTAGAAAAATTGGATGTGGGCAAAAGAGCAGTGCAAGCCATTGTGTTAACACCCACCCGTGAACTAGCAATGCAGGTTCATGATGCCATCTCCCAATTTATGGGTGACGATGGATTGCGGGTATTAGCTATCTATGGTGGACAGTCAATTGATCGGCAGATTTCCCAACTCAAACGTGGTGTTCATGTTGTTGTCGGTACTCCCGGTCGAATGATTGATTTATTAGATCGGGGTTCTTTAAAACTAGACCAAGTGAAATGGTTTGTTTTAGATGAAGCTGATGAAATGTTGAGTATGGGCTTTATTGATGATGTGATCAAAATTTTGTCCCAAGCTCCTAACGAGCGTCAAACCGCGTTATTCTCGGCAACCATGCCCCCATCTATTCGTCAACTGGTGAACAAGTTCCTCAATTCTCCAGTTACCGTTACCGTGCAACAACCTAAAGCTACACCTAACAAAATTAACCAGGTAGCTTATTTAATTCCTCGACATTGGACAAAGGCTAAAGCTTTACAGCCAATCTTGGAAATGGAAGATCCAGAAACAGCTTTAATCTTTGTGCGGACTCGACGGACAGCAGCAGAATTAACCAATCAATTGCAAGCCGCCGGTCATAGTGTGGACGAATATCATGGTGATTTATCTCAGCAAGCACGGGAAAGATTATTGATTCGTTTCCGTAACCGTCAAGTGCGCTGGGTGGTAGCTACAGATATTGCCGCCCGTGGTTTAGATGTGGATCTGCTTTCCCACGTCATTAATTATGACTTACCGGATAGCGCAGAAACATACGTTCACCGGATTGGTAGAACCGGTCGTGCTGGTAAGGAAGGAACTGCAATTTCTTTAGTACAACCCTTTGAACGTCGTAAGCAACAGGCATTTGAACGCCATAACCGCCAAACTTGGCAGGTGTTGACAATTCCTACCAGAGCGCAAATTGAAGCTCGACATATTCAGAAGTTGAAAGATCAGGTTTCCGAAGCTTTAGCCGGTGAACGGTTGGCTTCATTCTTGCCTATTATTAGCGAATTGACTGAAAAATATGATGCTCAGGCGATCGCTGCTGCGGCTTTACAAATTGCCTATGATCAAACCCGTCCCGCTTGGTTGCAAAATGGTGTAGATGTTCCCGCAGAAGAACCTACCCCCAAACCCAAAAAGCGTCGTGATGGTGGCGATCGCAACCGTTCTTGGTCTAAATCTGACAGAAATGGTGGTGATAACCGTCCAACCCCCAAACCAAAATTACGGAATGATCGCCGTGAACCTTCCATTACACCCGGTAATCAGAAATTAGGCTCTCATAGAGAATAG
- a CDS encoding aldo/keto reductase: METITLGKTGLTVPPLCIGTWAWGDKLFWNYGDAYGEEQLQAAFNAAVEAGVTFFDTAEIYGLGLSEQFLGKFMKQNPEKVQVATKFGPLPWRWDGKSVSEALTESLKRLQVERIELYQVHWPFTFLLSQETLMNTLADEVQRGRIGSIGVSNYSAAEMQAAHKTLSARGVPLAVNQVRYSLLTRQIETNGILQTARNLGITILAYSPLAQGLLTGKYTTAYKPTGARSIDPRFSQDGLNKIAPVLSLLTKIGEKYDCTPAQVALNWLIAQGNVIPIAGVKNADQVKQNVGALGWNMTDDELGELEQITQPWK, encoded by the coding sequence ATGGAAACTATCACACTAGGTAAAACTGGCTTAACTGTCCCCCCCCTATGTATAGGAACTTGGGCATGGGGTGATAAACTTTTTTGGAATTACGGTGATGCTTACGGGGAAGAACAGTTACAAGCGGCTTTTAATGCTGCTGTAGAAGCTGGGGTGACATTCTTTGATACTGCGGAAATTTACGGGTTAGGACTTTCTGAACAGTTTTTAGGAAAGTTTATGAAACAAAACCCCGAAAAAGTGCAAGTTGCGACTAAGTTTGGTCCTTTACCCTGGCGTTGGGATGGCAAATCTGTATCTGAAGCGTTGACAGAAAGTCTCAAACGGCTACAGGTTGAAAGAATAGAATTATACCAAGTTCATTGGCCATTTACATTTTTACTTAGTCAAGAAACTTTGATGAATACCTTAGCCGACGAAGTACAGCGGGGAAGAATTGGCTCAATCGGTGTCAGTAATTATTCGGCGGCGGAAATGCAAGCAGCACACAAAACTTTATCCGCACGGGGAGTACCTTTAGCAGTTAACCAAGTGCGTTATTCTTTATTAACAAGACAAATCGAGACTAATGGTATTTTACAAACTGCCCGTAATTTAGGCATCACAATATTAGCTTACAGTCCCTTAGCTCAGGGATTATTAACAGGTAAATATACAACTGCTTACAAACCTACAGGTGCTAGAAGCATAGACCCGCGATTTAGTCAAGATGGTTTAAATAAAATTGCGCCAGTTTTATCTTTATTAACAAAAATTGGGGAAAAATATGATTGTACCCCTGCCCAAGTAGCCCTTAACTGGTTAATTGCCCAGGGGAACGTAATACCCATTGCGGGAGTCAAAAACGCCGATCAGGTAAAACAGAATGTCGGCGCTTTAGGTTGGAACATGACCGATGATGAGTTAGGCGAGTTAGAGCAAATCACCCAACCCTGGAAATAA